In Halorussus limi, a genomic segment contains:
- a CDS encoding S8 family peptidase, whose translation MLGNENGVSRRNVLKTAGGSLAAMGATGLAAAKPDDTVEVNVGFDSDKGRQMALSSADNVVRKFDSLDVVTVQVPKKAATSLERSPDIRYVEENGTMQALAQTLPWGVNRVDADRAASGGSGADVAIIDTGIDGNHPDLEANLGAGAYAVACNSSSAECTYGWGDDNGHGTHCAGIAGAVDNNQGVVGVGDAVTLHAVKVLNSNGGGSYSDIAAGIEYVADQGWDVGSLSLGGSASSTVRDAVQYADSRGVTLVAAAGNSGPCSDCVGYPAAYPETIAVSSTNRNDDLSSFSSTGPEVDIAAPGSDIYSSYVGGGYNTLSGTSMATPHVAGAAGILRAQGYSNSQAKNRLLNTAENIGLASNESGAGLLDVEAATQ comes from the coding sequence ATGCTTGGTAACGAAAACGGCGTTTCCCGACGTAACGTACTGAAAACTGCGGGCGGTTCCCTCGCCGCGATGGGCGCGACGGGCCTCGCGGCGGCCAAACCCGACGACACGGTCGAGGTCAACGTCGGGTTCGACTCCGACAAGGGCCGCCAGATGGCGCTCTCCTCCGCGGACAACGTGGTCCGGAAGTTCGACTCCCTAGACGTCGTGACCGTTCAGGTCCCGAAGAAGGCCGCGACGTCGCTCGAAAGGAGCCCCGATATTCGGTACGTCGAGGAGAACGGCACGATGCAGGCGCTCGCCCAGACCCTGCCGTGGGGCGTCAATCGCGTGGACGCCGACCGCGCGGCCTCGGGCGGAAGCGGTGCCGACGTGGCCATCATCGACACGGGTATCGACGGCAACCACCCCGACCTCGAAGCGAATCTCGGCGCAGGTGCCTACGCCGTCGCGTGTAACTCCTCCTCCGCGGAGTGCACCTACGGCTGGGGCGACGACAACGGCCACGGTACCCACTGCGCCGGTATCGCGGGCGCCGTCGACAACAATCAGGGCGTCGTCGGCGTCGGTGACGCCGTCACGCTCCACGCCGTGAAGGTCCTCAACTCCAACGGCGGTGGCTCCTACTCCGACATCGCGGCCGGTATCGAGTACGTCGCCGACCAGGGCTGGGACGTGGGGTCGCTCTCGCTGGGCGGAAGTGCGTCCTCGACGGTCCGCGACGCGGTCCAGTACGCCGACAGTCGCGGCGTCACGCTGGTCGCGGCGGCCGGGAACTCGGGTCCGTGTTCGGACTGCGTGGGCTACCCCGCCGCCTACCCCGAGACCATCGCAGTCAGTTCGACCAACAGGAACGACGACCTGTCGAGTTTCTCCTCGACCGGTCCCGAAGTCGACATCGCCGCGCCCGGTTCCGACATCTACTCGTCGTACGTCGGCGGCGGCTACAACACGCTCTCGGGCACCTCGATGGCGACCCCGCACGTCGCCGGTGCCGCGGGCATCCTCCGCGCGCAGGGCTACTCCAACTCGCAGGCCAAGAACCGACTCCTGAACACCGCCGAGAACATCGGTCTGGCCAGCAACGAGTCGGGCGCGGGCCTGCTCGACGTGGAAGCGGCGACTCAGTAA
- a CDS encoding S8 family serine peptidase, which yields MFDEQSISRRTVLKTTGGSLLAVGAGGLAGADPGETVRVNVGFASERGRSAALDAADDVVREFTFDAATLDLPKRAATALSERAGVRYVERDGTARALSTTWGYDRIDADVANASGYTGDGADVAVIDTGLPCDDPCLPNVGAGEAFVDCSGGCCAPWDDDNGHGTQVGAVIGASEACECTTGVAPDATLHAVKVLDGYGAGSYSDIAAGVEYVANQGWDVANISLGGSSGSSVLRDAVQYATDNGVLLVGAAGGGGPCSSCVGYPAAYSEVVAVSATNSNDELASFSSRGPEVELAAPGSDVTTGGSDGGCATFSGTSYATAHVSGVAALVMAEGYANTGARTRLRNTAEDVGLSSDEQGYGLVDAAAAVGLDSGDD from the coding sequence ATGTTCGACGAACAGTCCATATCGCGACGCACCGTCCTCAAGACGACCGGCGGGTCGCTCCTCGCCGTCGGTGCGGGCGGTCTCGCCGGGGCCGACCCCGGCGAGACGGTCCGGGTCAACGTCGGGTTCGCGTCCGAGCGCGGCCGGTCGGCCGCCCTCGACGCCGCCGACGACGTGGTCCGGGAGTTCACCTTCGACGCCGCGACGCTCGACCTACCCAAGCGCGCGGCCACCGCACTCTCAGAGCGCGCCGGGGTGCGCTACGTCGAGCGCGACGGCACCGCTCGCGCGCTCTCGACGACGTGGGGTTACGACCGAATCGACGCCGACGTGGCGAACGCCAGCGGCTACACCGGCGACGGGGCCGACGTGGCCGTCATCGACACGGGACTGCCCTGCGACGACCCCTGCCTGCCGAACGTCGGCGCGGGCGAGGCGTTCGTGGACTGCTCCGGCGGGTGTTGCGCGCCGTGGGACGACGACAACGGTCACGGCACGCAGGTCGGGGCCGTCATCGGCGCGAGCGAGGCCTGCGAGTGTACGACCGGTGTCGCTCCCGACGCGACCCTCCACGCGGTCAAGGTGCTGGACGGCTACGGCGCGGGGTCGTACTCCGACATCGCGGCGGGCGTCGAGTACGTCGCGAATCAGGGGTGGGACGTCGCCAACATCAGCCTCGGCGGTAGTTCCGGGTCGTCGGTCCTCCGGGATGCCGTGCAGTACGCGACCGACAACGGCGTCCTCCTCGTCGGCGCGGCGGGCGGGGGCGGTCCGTGTTCGAGTTGCGTGGGCTACCCCGCGGCCTACTCGGAGGTGGTCGCGGTCAGCGCGACCAATTCGAACGACGAACTCGCCTCCTTCTCCAGCAGGGGGCCGGAAGTCGAACTCGCCGCGCCGGGGTCCGACGTCACCACGGGCGGGAGCGACGGCGGGTGCGCCACCTTCTCGGGCACGTCGTACGCCACCGCTCACGTCTCGGGCGTCGCCGCGCTCGTGATGGCCGAGGGCTACGCCAACACCGGCGCTCGCACCCGACTCCGGAACACCGCCGAGGACGTCGGCCTGTCGAGCGACGAGCAGGGGTACGGACTGGTGGATGCCGCGGCCGCGGTCGGACTCGATTCGGGCGACGACTGA
- a CDS encoding BsuPI-related putative proteinase inhibitor, whose amino-acid sequence MALQSSVDATVESDRVVFEYTVENVGDAPEEVQFRSSLLADFAVVADGEEVWRASDDQMFAQMIQTERIDADDGETFAEAWDDPAPGDYTVVATLNATGDDAEARTDFSV is encoded by the coding sequence ATGGCGCTTCAGAGTTCCGTCGACGCGACGGTCGAGTCCGACCGCGTGGTCTTCGAGTACACCGTCGAGAACGTCGGCGACGCCCCCGAGGAGGTTCAGTTCCGAAGTTCCCTGCTGGCCGACTTCGCGGTCGTGGCGGACGGCGAAGAGGTCTGGCGGGCCAGCGACGACCAGATGTTCGCCCAGATGATACAGACCGAGCGCATCGACGCCGACGACGGCGAGACGTTCGCCGAGGCGTGGGACGACCCTGCGCCCGGCGACTACACCGTCGTCGCCACCCTGAACGCGACCGGCGACGACGCCGAGGCCCGGACCGACTTCTCGGTGTAA
- a CDS encoding arylamine N-acetyltransferase family protein, whose product MSNSDTAAAANPDDYLERIGLDPGAVRASDAADRETLAALQRAHVATVPFETLAVTGDPFGPRDGEGVTLTLPHLYEKVVDRERGGFCFELNGLFGWLLAELGFDADRIAARMLSDDGDPRPPANHHAHLVSLDRTYVVDVGCGVPTMRRPLPLGGSVREDSAGVAWRAVESERPDAAYLTQYRTPGDEEWRDRYVFDATPRKLSYFEATCDHLATAPESSFTGDPTVSIATERGHLKLSPEKLTRSDRSERSEREIGEDEWYDLLESEFGLRYTSE is encoded by the coding sequence ATGTCGAACTCCGACACCGCGGCCGCCGCGAACCCCGACGACTACCTCGAACGAATCGGTCTCGACCCGGGCGCAGTCCGCGCGTCCGACGCCGCGGACCGCGAGACGCTGGCGGCGCTTCAGCGGGCCCACGTCGCGACCGTACCGTTCGAGACGCTCGCGGTCACGGGCGACCCCTTCGGACCCCGCGACGGCGAGGGCGTGACGCTGACCCTGCCCCACCTCTACGAGAAGGTCGTGGACCGCGAGCGCGGCGGGTTCTGCTTCGAGTTGAACGGCCTGTTCGGGTGGTTGCTCGCCGAACTCGGCTTCGACGCGGACCGAATCGCCGCGCGGATGCTAAGCGACGACGGCGACCCGAGGCCGCCCGCGAACCACCACGCGCACCTCGTGTCGCTCGACCGCACCTACGTCGTGGACGTCGGATGCGGGGTGCCGACGATGCGCCGACCGCTTCCGCTCGGCGGGAGCGTCCGCGAGGACTCGGCGGGCGTCGCGTGGCGCGCGGTCGAGAGCGAGCGACCGGACGCCGCGTATCTGACACAGTACCGCACGCCGGGCGACGAGGAGTGGCGCGACCGGTACGTCTTCGACGCGACGCCCCGCAAACTCAGTTACTTCGAGGCGACCTGCGACCACCTCGCCACCGCGCCCGAGTCGTCGTTCACGGGCGACCCGACCGTCTCGATAGCGACCGAGCGCGGCCACCTCAAACTCTCGCCGGAGAAACTCACTCGGTCGGACCGGAGCGAGCGCTCCGAACGCGAAATCGGCGAGGACGAGTGGTACGACCTGCTCGAATCCGAGTTCGGACTGCGGTACACGTCGGAGTGA
- a CDS encoding tRNA (cytidine(56)-2'-O)-methyltransferase produces the protein MQGEPEVAVLRLGHRPGRDERMTTHVGLTARALGADRAILAGDASKSRGTVEDITDRFGGPFDVELTESPKAVIRDWEGQVVHLTMYGERVQDVEAEIRERRADGDPILAVVGSQKVSFDVYEAADWNVGVTNQPHSEVAGLAVFLDRLFEGRELDREWEDADQTVIPKATGKKVVPADEE, from the coding sequence ATGCAAGGCGAACCCGAAGTTGCGGTCCTCCGACTCGGCCACCGGCCGGGCCGCGACGAGCGCATGACGACCCACGTCGGCCTGACCGCGCGGGCGCTGGGGGCCGACCGCGCGATTCTGGCGGGCGACGCGAGCAAGTCACGGGGTACCGTCGAGGACATCACCGACCGCTTCGGCGGACCGTTCGACGTGGAACTGACCGAAAGCCCGAAGGCGGTCATCCGCGACTGGGAGGGGCAGGTCGTCCACCTCACGATGTACGGCGAGCGGGTGCAGGACGTGGAGGCCGAAATCCGCGAGCGTCGCGCGGACGGCGACCCGATTCTCGCGGTCGTCGGGTCTCAGAAGGTGTCGTTCGACGTGTACGAGGCCGCCGACTGGAACGTCGGCGTGACGAACCAACCGCACTCGGAGGTGGCCGGACTGGCGGTGTTCTTGGACCGCCTGTTCGAGGGCCGGGAGTTGGACCGCGAGTGGGAGGACGCCGACCAGACCGTGATTCCGAAGGCGACGGGCAAGAAAGTCGTTCCCGCCGACGAGGAGTGA
- a CDS encoding transcription factor — translation MAFEDLLEDPVIQKYLHELVGPKGMPVAAAPPDGEVTDEELAEELDLELNDVRRALFILYENDLATYRRLRDEDSGWLTYLWTFQYENIPDNLEEEMHRLLEALDQREDYERQHEFYLCEVCSIRFEFGEAMDFGFECPECGSPLESMENSRLIDAMERRIADLREELNVEKLEEAEA, via the coding sequence ATGGCTTTTGAGGACTTACTGGAGGACCCAGTAATTCAGAAATATCTTCACGAATTGGTCGGTCCGAAGGGAATGCCGGTCGCGGCGGCCCCGCCGGACGGCGAAGTCACCGACGAGGAACTCGCCGAGGAGTTGGACCTCGAACTCAACGACGTGCGCCGCGCGTTGTTCATCCTCTACGAGAACGACCTCGCCACGTACCGACGACTCCGCGACGAGGACTCGGGGTGGCTGACGTACCTCTGGACGTTCCAGTACGAGAACATCCCGGACAACCTCGAAGAGGAGATGCACCGCCTGCTCGAAGCGCTCGACCAGCGCGAGGACTACGAGCGCCAACACGAGTTCTACCTCTGTGAGGTCTGTTCGATTCGGTTCGAGTTCGGCGAGGCGATGGACTTCGGCTTCGAGTGTCCCGAGTGCGGGTCGCCGCTCGAATCCATGGAGAACAGTCGGCTCATCGACGCGATGGAGCGGCGAATCGCGGACCTCCGCGAGGAACTCAACGTCGAGAAACTCGAAGAGGCCGAGGCATAG
- a CDS encoding DUF2110 family protein, translating to MVVLATKVYVEGDARERSLDALRSLVANEIEDLDVEYTVGVRRDDFAVVTIEGDDEVVARNLLREEYGEVTPDFEAGETYVGTLEAWDDDGFVLDAGEDVRVPADELGLGQGTPVQIVERFGLVQHMPLRFVYDDPDTESHRLADAERDRLYDWTRGAGRVNVNSATRGEVRATVNRAGHARDIVTVERLGLLEQSIVCKDETDPPGLLAAIGDYLPAEIRCVIP from the coding sequence ATGGTCGTACTCGCCACCAAGGTGTACGTCGAAGGCGACGCCCGCGAGCGCTCGCTCGACGCGCTCCGGTCGCTGGTCGCCAACGAAATCGAGGACTTGGACGTGGAGTACACCGTGGGCGTGCGCCGCGACGACTTCGCGGTCGTCACCATCGAAGGAGACGACGAGGTCGTCGCGCGAAACCTCCTCCGCGAGGAGTACGGCGAGGTCACGCCGGACTTCGAGGCGGGCGAGACGTACGTCGGCACGCTCGAAGCGTGGGACGATGACGGCTTCGTCCTCGACGCGGGCGAGGACGTTCGCGTGCCCGCCGACGAACTCGGACTCGGGCAGGGGACGCCCGTCCAAATCGTCGAGCGCTTCGGACTCGTCCAGCACATGCCGCTCCGGTTCGTGTACGACGACCCCGACACCGAGAGCCACCGCCTCGCCGACGCCGAGCGCGACCGACTCTACGACTGGACGCGCGGGGCCGGTCGGGTCAACGTCAACAGCGCGACTCGCGGAGAGGTCCGCGCGACGGTCAACCGCGCCGGCCACGCCCGCGACATCGTCACCGTCGAGCGCCTCGGCCTGCTGGAGCAGAGCATCGTCTGCAAGGACGAGACCGACCCGCCGGGTCTGCTCGCGGCCATCGGCGACTACCTGCCCGCGGAGATTCGGTGCGTGATTCCGTAA
- a CDS encoding DUF5803 family protein, whose protein sequence is MNRRLLLACATLAVLAATAGCTGIFGGDQISEKRLEGDSNATYDWNTTAEVTLNVTGGQYRAIYDFSNRSQLKIFQRESLGEEAPVDVKTVRFRYPNGTVVTLDQSQVQRKDSRTVFTLPSREGKLAYTAPHRGKSFSTPTYVEGSYEVILPSGMRVGTPILSQVRPDADQKHQIGGRVHLSWAEVTAKNVTVRYYLARDLLIFGGIIGAGVVIALLGLAYFRLQIRQLEREREEMGLNVDTDGDEFDQGPPPGMG, encoded by the coding sequence ATGAATCGGCGACTCCTACTCGCGTGCGCGACGCTGGCCGTCTTGGCCGCAACCGCCGGCTGTACCGGTATCTTCGGCGGCGACCAGATAAGCGAGAAGCGACTCGAAGGCGACAGCAACGCGACCTACGACTGGAACACCACCGCGGAGGTGACGCTCAACGTCACCGGCGGACAGTACCGCGCCATCTACGACTTCTCCAACCGGTCGCAACTCAAGATATTCCAGCGCGAGTCGCTCGGCGAGGAGGCCCCGGTCGACGTGAAGACGGTTCGGTTCCGCTACCCGAACGGCACCGTCGTCACGCTAGACCAGTCGCAGGTCCAGCGCAAGGACTCCCGGACGGTGTTCACGCTCCCCTCGCGCGAGGGGAAACTCGCCTACACCGCGCCACACCGCGGGAAGTCGTTCAGCACGCCGACGTACGTCGAGGGGTCCTACGAGGTCATCCTGCCGAGCGGAATGCGAGTCGGCACGCCGATTCTGAGTCAGGTCCGTCCCGACGCCGACCAGAAGCATCAGATCGGCGGCCGGGTCCACCTCTCGTGGGCCGAGGTCACGGCGAAGAACGTCACCGTCCGGTACTACCTCGCGCGCGACCTGCTCATCTTCGGGGGCATCATCGGCGCGGGCGTCGTCATCGCGCTCCTCGGGTTGGCCTACTTCCGCCTCCAGATTCGACAACTCGAACGCGAGCGCGAGGAGATGGGTCTGAACGTCGACACCGACGGCGACGAGTTCGACCAAGGCCCGCCGCCGGGGATGGGGTAA
- a CDS encoding competence/damage-inducible protein A yields the protein MQVALVTVGDELLAGDTVNTNAAWLGERLGERGASVERVVVVPDRVADIARVVNELRANYEAVVVTGGLGPTHDDMTMEGVAAAVGVPVEEHDDAVSWITDHTDYERADLVEGTTHLPKGSRMLPNERGVAPGCVIEGIYVLPGVPEEMKAMFESVAGEFSGEKRHAIVVEADEPESALVERFAELRDRFDVTVGSYPGDHVRVKLQSTDEDELERAAAWLRERVEGVQR from the coding sequence ATGCAGGTTGCCCTCGTCACCGTCGGCGACGAACTGCTGGCGGGCGACACCGTGAACACCAACGCCGCGTGGCTCGGCGAACGACTCGGCGAGCGCGGCGCGAGCGTCGAGCGCGTGGTCGTGGTCCCCGACCGAGTGGCCGACATCGCCCGCGTCGTCAACGAGTTGCGGGCCAACTACGAGGCCGTCGTCGTCACCGGCGGTCTCGGGCCGACCCACGACGACATGACGATGGAGGGCGTCGCGGCCGCGGTCGGCGTCCCGGTCGAAGAGCACGACGACGCCGTGTCGTGGATTACCGACCACACCGACTACGAGCGCGCCGACCTCGTGGAGGGAACGACCCACCTCCCGAAGGGGTCTCGCATGCTCCCGAACGAGCGTGGCGTCGCGCCCGGGTGCGTCATCGAGGGCATCTACGTCCTGCCGGGCGTGCCCGAGGAGATGAAGGCCATGTTCGAGTCCGTCGCCGGGGAGTTCTCCGGGGAGAAGCGACACGCGATCGTCGTGGAGGCCGACGAACCAGAGAGCGCGCTCGTCGAGCGATTCGCGGAGCTACGCGACCGGTTCGACGTGACCGTCGGCAGTTACCCCGGCGACCACGTGCGGGTCAAGTTGCAGAGTACCGACGAGGACGAACTCGAACGCGCGGCGGCGTGGCTTCGCGAACGCGTCGAGGGCGTTCAGCGGTAG
- a CDS encoding ATP-NAD kinase family protein has translation MRTIGVVVNPIAGMGGRVGLKGTDGKVEAARERGAQPRAPERGVAALRALAQRAGGADDSEVEILTYGGEMGEREARSAGFDPKVVGSSAGDETAAEDTREAVRRFAAEGADLILFVGGDGTAVDVAETLDEAGAEIPILGVPAGVKVYSAVFAVTPEAAGRVAADFDRTERREVNDIDEDAYREGEVRAELKGVAAVPVAEDLQSSKQVGGGTVESVAAGVAADARSDEGATYVLGPGGTVGAVKSELGFEGSPLGVDVWRDGEVLVEDASADDILSHLGDRNIVVVSPIGGQGFVFGRGNDQISPDVIRRSEVEVVASKDKLDGVGVLRVDTGDDEVDDSLRGWRKVRVGRFERRMMKVV, from the coding sequence ATGCGAACTATCGGCGTCGTGGTCAACCCCATCGCGGGGATGGGCGGACGAGTAGGGCTGAAGGGCACCGACGGGAAGGTCGAGGCGGCCCGCGAGCGCGGCGCGCAACCGCGGGCACCCGAGCGTGGGGTCGCGGCCCTGCGCGCTCTCGCCCAGCGCGCCGGCGGCGCGGACGACTCCGAAGTCGAGATTCTGACCTACGGCGGCGAGATGGGCGAGCGCGAGGCCCGGTCGGCCGGGTTCGACCCGAAGGTCGTCGGGTCGTCCGCGGGCGACGAGACCGCCGCTGAGGACACTCGCGAGGCGGTCCGGCGGTTCGCCGCCGAGGGAGCGGACCTGATTCTGTTCGTCGGCGGCGACGGGACCGCGGTGGACGTGGCCGAGACGCTGGACGAGGCGGGCGCCGAGATTCCCATCCTCGGCGTGCCGGCGGGCGTGAAGGTCTACTCGGCGGTGTTCGCGGTGACGCCCGAGGCGGCGGGCCGGGTCGCGGCCGACTTCGACCGGACCGAGCGCCGGGAGGTCAACGACATCGACGAGGACGCCTACCGTGAGGGCGAGGTCCGGGCCGAGTTGAAGGGCGTCGCCGCGGTGCCCGTGGCCGAGGACCTGCAGTCGAGCAAGCAGGTCGGCGGCGGCACCGTCGAGAGCGTCGCGGCGGGCGTCGCCGCGGACGCGCGGAGCGACGAGGGGGCGACCTACGTCCTCGGACCGGGCGGTACGGTCGGGGCGGTCAAGTCGGAACTCGGCTTCGAGGGGTCGCCGCTCGGTGTGGACGTGTGGCGCGACGGCGAGGTGCTGGTCGAGGACGCCAGCGCCGACGATATTCTCTCGCACCTCGGCGACCGGAACATTGTCGTGGTCTCGCCCATCGGCGGGCAGGGGTTCGTCTTCGGCCGGGGCAACGACCAGATTTCCCCCGACGTGATTCGCCGGTCGGAGGTCGAAGTCGTCGCCTCGAAGGACAAGTTAGACGGCGTGGGCGTCCTCCGAGTCGACACCGGCGACGACGAGGTCGACGACTCCCTGCGCGGGTGGCGGAAGGTCAGGGTCGGCAGATTCGAGCGCCGGATGATGAAGGTCGTTTAA
- a CDS encoding phosphate uptake regulator PhoU codes for METRKVQRLGPSTLAMTLPAEWAKENNVEKGDEVSLRMGGKGTLTVLPESAHTEESEAVIHAENLDADAVERAIVAQYVLGRRVIHVESEDTLESAHINAVYKAETQLMGLGVVEETPDSIAIRCSVDPEDFSLDNLLERLENTGSTMRGEAVKALAHGNPDLAQRALNRERQANKIFVLLLRLIFTAYQNPTLARAVDLDTGFPLIGYRSIAKNLELIADNAEDIAEITLEAEGHTLDVDGQTMRRIREFTDQVDEITAKAVQAAVERDYDKTLEVRALFHEIGDRESDILSDLPEMDNDSLLAVREVLVSLQQTAQYAMRNAEIAANLALNEESEHTTIN; via the coding sequence ATGGAAACGCGCAAGGTGCAGCGACTGGGTCCCTCGACGCTGGCGATGACCCTGCCGGCGGAGTGGGCCAAGGAGAACAACGTCGAGAAGGGTGACGAGGTCTCGCTTCGGATGGGCGGGAAGGGGACGCTGACGGTCCTGCCGGAGTCGGCCCACACCGAGGAGTCCGAGGCGGTCATCCACGCCGAGAATCTGGACGCCGACGCGGTCGAACGCGCCATCGTCGCCCAGTACGTCCTCGGCCGACGGGTCATCCACGTCGAGAGCGAGGACACCCTCGAGAGCGCCCACATCAACGCGGTCTACAAGGCCGAGACGCAACTGATGGGACTGGGCGTGGTCGAGGAGACGCCCGACAGCATCGCCATCCGGTGTTCGGTCGACCCCGAGGACTTCAGCCTCGACAACCTGCTCGAACGACTGGAGAACACCGGGTCCACGATGCGCGGCGAGGCGGTCAAGGCCCTGGCGCACGGCAACCCGGACCTCGCACAGCGCGCGCTCAACCGCGAGCGACAGGCGAACAAGATTTTCGTCCTGCTGCTGCGACTCATCTTCACGGCGTACCAGAACCCGACGCTGGCCCGCGCGGTTGACTTAGACACCGGGTTCCCGCTCATCGGCTACCGGTCCATCGCCAAGAACCTCGAACTCATCGCGGACAACGCCGAGGACATCGCCGAAATCACCCTCGAAGCCGAGGGCCACACCCTCGACGTGGACGGCCAGACGATGCGCCGCATCCGGGAGTTCACGGACCAAGTGGACGAGATCACCGCGAAGGCGGTGCAGGCCGCCGTCGAACGCGACTACGACAAGACGCTGGAGGTCCGGGCGCTGTTCCACGAGATCGGCGACCGGGAGAGCGACATCCTCTCGGACCTGCCCGAGATGGACAACGACTCGCTGCTGGCGGTCCGCGAGGTGCTGGTCAGCCTCCAGCAGACCGCCCAGTACGCGATGCGGAACGCGGAAATCGCGGCGAATCTGGCGCTCAACGAAGAGAGCGAACACACGACTATCAACTGA
- a CDS encoding hydrogenase maturation nickel metallochaperone HypA, with the protein MGVVDTIKEWVIPDAESGVELQCTNCGETFDEPLENCPNCGSEETKEVGGFDMRPDE; encoded by the coding sequence ATGGGAGTCGTCGACACTATCAAGGAGTGGGTGATTCCCGACGCCGAATCGGGCGTCGAATTGCAGTGTACGAACTGCGGCGAGACGTTCGACGAACCCCTCGAAAACTGTCCCAACTGCGGGTCCGAGGAGACCAAGGAGGTCGGGGGATTCGACATGCGTCCGGACGAGTGA
- a CDS encoding DUF7528 family protein, translating to MSRDEAADLQDAVGDALTQRREFFRTAGVHREDGTYEVSRRGADSAGNSKVFESFEALRRMFDRLPDEFSADDVGRTGITGSRRHMLVRHFAEHPSFDCTITRRNPLTAEKTGESACEQPVGSEEGEVVVGD from the coding sequence CTGTCCAGAGACGAGGCCGCGGACCTGCAGGACGCGGTCGGCGACGCCCTGACCCAACGCCGGGAGTTCTTCCGGACCGCGGGCGTCCACCGCGAAGACGGCACCTACGAGGTGTCACGCCGCGGCGCGGACTCGGCGGGCAACTCGAAGGTGTTCGAGAGCTTCGAGGCGCTGCGTCGGATGTTCGACCGACTGCCCGACGAGTTCTCGGCCGACGACGTGGGCCGAACGGGAATCACGGGGTCGCGCCGCCACATGCTGGTGCGCCACTTCGCGGAGCATCCCAGTTTCGACTGCACGATAACCCGGCGCAACCCGCTGACCGCCGAGAAGACCGGAGAGTCGGCCTGCGAACAACCCGTCGGTAGCGAGGAAGGCGAGGTGGTCGTCGGGGACTGA